The segment ACCACACGCTGGTGATCATCGATGGCGTCGAGGTCAACGACCCGATGAACGGGTCGGAGTTCGATTTCTCCTCGCTGCTGGCCGAGGATATCGAGCGGATCGAGGTTCTGCGCGGTCCGCAGAGCGCCATCTGGGGCTCCGACACTATCGGCGGCGTCGTCAACATCGTGACCAAGCGCGGCCGCAGGGGGCTGCGCGGCCATGCATCGGCCGAAGGCGGTTCGTTCGGAACATACCGTCTCAACACAGGTCTCAGCGGCGGCAACGAGGGCGCCAGGGCGTCCGTCAGCGGCAGCCTGCTGGAGACCGACGGCATCAACGTCGGCAGCACCGGCAGCGAGAAGGACGGCTATAGCAACGGTACCCTGAACCTGACCGGCGACCTCGACCTCGCGCGCAATCTCAGCGTCGCCCTGAACGGTCGCTACACCAAGGCGAAGACCGAGGGTGACAGGCAGGATTTCGATTTTCCTGCCACGCCGACGCAGGGGCTGCTGGTGGACAGCGACGACTTCACCGAGACGGAGCAGATGTTTGGCCGTGCCGAGGCACGCCTCCTGCTGTTCGACGGCGCCTGGCAACAAAAGTTCGGAGCCGCGGCGACCCGTGCCGACCGGCGGTCCGTAGAGAGCGGGACGACCAGCGAAAGCACCGGCACGAAAGGCAGGCTCGACTATCAGAGCACCTTCGTCTTCGACACGTCCACGCTGGCCGACGCTGCCCACTCGCTGACTTTCTACGCCGAACGTGAGCACCAGGACTTCCGGAACCGCAGCGAGGGCTTCCCGTCGGCCGACCAGTATCGGGATCCCACCGACTACGGCTATGTCGGAGAGTATCGCCTGGGCTTGTGGGACAGGCTGTTCCTGTCGGCGGCGCTACGCTTCGACGACAACGAGCGGTTCGAGGACGCGACGACCTATCGCGCGACGGCGGCCTACGTGTTTCCCGGATCCGGGACGCGGCTGCACGGCAGCTACGCCACCGGCGCTACGAATCCCACCTTCTTCGAACTGTTCGGGTTCGACCCGAACACGTTCGTCGGCAATCCGAACCTGAAGCCGGAAACCTCGAAGGGGTGGGATGCCGGTATCGAGCAGAAGCTGTTCGGCGACCGTGTCGTGCTCGACGTCACCTATTTCGAAACCGATCTGCGCGACGAGATCCAGACGGCGTTCCTGCCGGGATTCCGGTCGACGCCCGTCAACCTGTCCGGCAAGAGCACCCGCCGCGGGATCGAGGTCGCGGCCCAAGCGCGGGTCACAGACGCGTTCGATCTTTCCGGCAGCTTCACCTGGCTGGACGCCGAGCAGCCGAACGGCAGGACCGAAGTCCGGCGTCCGAAGTACATGGCGAGCGCCAACGCGAACTATCGCTTCTTCGACCGGCGGGCGAACGTCAATCTCGGCGTCGACTATAACGGCCGCGCCATCGACAACGAGTTCGTCGACCGCACGAACCGGGTCCGTATCGGCCTGGAAGACTATGTGCTGGTCAATCTCGCAGCGTCGTATCGGCTCACGGACAGTGTCGAACTCTTCGGCCGCGTCGAGAACCTGCTCGATGAGGATTATCAGGACGTCTACGGGTTCAATACGCCGGGGATTGGTGCCTATGCCGGTATCAGGGTGGCCTTTGACACACCGTGATCGGATGCTCTTAAGCCCGGTAGGTGCGATGCGGGGCACGGCATGAGCGTGCTGGCGACCGAGGGCCTGAGCAAGGCGCTGGGGGGACGACAGGTGTTGCGCGACGTGTCGCTGTCGCTGGCGGCCGGCAGCGTCGTCGGTCTGCTCGGCCCCAACGGCGCGGGCAAGTCGACGTTGCTGCGGCTGCTCGTCGGCCTGCTGGAACCGGACGGCGGGCGCATCACCCTCGACGGCATACCGCTCGATGCGGTCCCGGCCCGGGAGCGCGCGCGACGGATCGCCTACCTGCCGCAGCACGGCGTGGTGCACTGGGAACTCTCGGTGGAGGCCGTGGTGGGGCTCGGGAGGATACCCCACCAGGGCGCGCCCTCGATCTTCTCCGGTGACCGGATCGCGCCTGCGGATCGGGCGGCGATCGACGCTGCGATGCGGCTGACCGATGTGTCCGCCTTCGCCGAGCGTCCGCTGGGCACGCTCTCCGGCGGCGAGCGGGCACGGGTGCTGCTCGCGCGTGCGCTCGCTGGAACGCCGCGTGTTCTCCTCGCCGACGAGCCTGTTGCCGGCCTCGATCCGGCTCATGCGCTCGACGCGATGGTGCGGCTGCGCGGCGTCGCGGCGAACGGCACACTGGTGGTCGTGGTGCTCCACGACCTCGCCATGGCCGGGCGCTTCTGCGACCGCATCGTGCTGCTCCATGAGGGCTGCATTCACGCCGACGGGGTGCCCGCCGATGTGCTGACCGCTGCGGCGCTCGCACGGGTCTACGGCGTGACCGCGGTGTGCGGCACCAATGAGGGCATGCCCTATGTCCTGCCCTGGGCGAAGGTGGGAGAGGGGCATCATGCCTAGCCTCCTGGTCCTGGGCGGCGCGCGTTCGGGCAAGAGCCGCTATGCCGAGAGGCGTCTCGCCGGCTGGTCCGGCCGAAAACTCTATCTCGCGACGGCCGAGGCGCACGACGCCGAGATGGCGGCGCGGATCGCCGCGCATCGGTCGCAGCGCACCGATGCCGGCTGGGAGACGGTGGAGGAGCCACTGGCCCTTACCGAGGCGCTTGCCGCCACGGCGGCGGCCGATACGGCCGTCCTCGTCGACTGCCTCACCCTCTGGCTCGGTAATCTCTTCGGCGCGGAACGGTCGCCGGCCGTGGAATCGGCACGTCTCGTGTCGATCGCGCCCGACCTTCCGGGGACCGTCGTCTTCGTTTCGAACGAGGTCGGGCTCGGTATCGTCCCCGACAACGCCCTGGCCCGCCGGTTTCGCGATGCCGCGGGCCGCCTGCACCAGGATCTGGCGGCTGTGGTCGACGAAGTCGTCTTCGTCGCTGCAGGCCTGCCGCTCACGCTGAAATCGCCGTGCAAGGATTGAAGATGTCTGCCAACCCGATCGGAAAGATCCCCGCGACGGTCATTACCGGCTTCCTCGGCGCCGGTAAGACCAGCGCGATCCGTCACCTGTTGGCGAATGCGGGCGGCCGGCGAATCGCACTCGTCATCAACGAGTTCGGCGACCTCGGCATCGATGGCGAGATCGTGCGAGGCTGCGGCATCGAGGGCTGCGACGACGTGGTCGAACTCGCGAACGGCTGCATCTGCTGCACGGTCGCGGACGACTTTCTACCGACGATCCTGGCGATCCTCGCCCGGCCGAACCGTCCCGACCACATCGTCATCGAGACGTCGGGCCTCGCCCTGCCGAAGCCGCTGGTGCGCGCGTTCGGTTGGCCGGAGATCCGCACCCGAGTGACGGTCGACGGAGTCATCGCGATGGTGGACGGACGGGCCGTTGCCGACGGCCTGTTCGCCAGCAATCCACGCGCGGTCCAGGCCCAGCGCGAGGCCGACGAGATGCTCGACCATGAATCGCCCTTGGAAGAGCTTTTCGAAGAACAGATCGGCTGTGCCGACATGGTGGTGATCAACAAGACCGATCAACTCGACGACGCCGCGCTCGCCCGTGCGACGGCTGCAGTCGAGCGTGAGCTTCGGCCCGGCGCCAGGATCGTGCGCGCCGTACAGGGGGCGGTCGATCCGGCCGTACTGCTCGGTCTATCGGCGGCGGCGGAATCCGACCTCGACAGCCGGCCGTCGCACCACGACGGGACCGACGATCACGACCATGACGATTTCGACTCGTTCGTCGTTGAACTCCCGGAGATCGCCTCGCCGCAGGTCTTCGCATCGCGGATCGCCCTGGCTGTCGCCGAGTTCGACATCCTGCGGGTCAAAGGTTTTGCGGCCGTCGCCGGCAAGGACATGCGCCTAGTGGTCCAGGGCGTGGGCCCGCGGCTGCAGCATTATTTCGACCGCGGCTGGCAGCCTGGCGAGGCCCGCCGCACCAGGCTCGTCGTCATCGGACATCACGGCCTGGACGCTGCAGCGGTGAGCGCCCGGCTGGCGGCCTGATGCATCTTCTCGCCGCCCGAGCCGGATCCGTCGCCGACGGCGGCGAAGCGGTCGATCTCGGCCAATCGCCTGGCGATGTCGTCTTCCTGTCGGCCGCCGACAGTGAACTCGCCGGGCTCGCCGCCGCCCGTGCCGCTCTCGGAGCCGCTGCGCCCGATCTGCGGCTCGCGAGCCTGCTGCAGCTGTCGCATCACGTGTCGGTCGACCTCTATCTCGACGAAGTCGTCCGCCACAGCCGGCTGGTGATCGCCCGTGTCATCGGTGGGAGCGGCTACTGGCCCTACGGTATCGAACAGCTGACCGCGGTCTGCGCCGAGGCCGGCGTACCGTTGGCGCTGATACCGGGAACCGATCAGCCCGACCCCGACCTCACCGAGGCGTCGACCGTCACGCCCGAAGCCTGCCATCGCCTGTGGCAGTTCATGGTGCAGGGCGGGCCCGAGAATCTGCGCAGCCTGCTGGCCTATGCGGGATCGCTGATCGGCGGCACGGCGGCGTGGCACGAGCCGCGACAACTCGTTCGTGCGGGGATCTATTGGCCCGGTGCGTCTGTGGCCGATCTTGCGGATCTGCGGCGGCATTGGCAGCCCGACCGTCCGGTCGCGGGCATCGTCTTCTACCGTGCGCAGTATCAGGCGGCGAACCTGGATCCCGTCGACGCTCTGGTCGCGGCGCTCGCAGAGCGGGGGATCAATGCGCTGCCGATCTACGTTGCCAGTCTGAAGGATGCTGTCTGCGCCGATACGATGGTGGCGCTGACGGCCCAGGGCGGGGTCGGCATTGTCCTCAACACGACCGCCTTCGCGCTGTCTCAGCCTGGAGCCGCGGTCTCCACGCCCTTCGACCATCTGGACTGTCCCGTGCTCCAGGTCGTGCTCGCCGGTAGCGACGAAGCGCAGTGGCGCGCCGGCGCCAATGGCCTGTCGTCGCGCGACATCGCGATGAACGTGGCGTTGCCGGAGGTCGACGGCCGACTGCTCGCCGGTGCCGTGTCCTTCAAGGACGATGCCGGCTGGGACCCGGCGACCCAATGCCGGCTCGTCCGGTACAAGCCCGTTCCCGACAGGATCGCCGCCGTCGCCGACCAGACGGCGCGCTGGCTACGTCTGCGCGGCAAGCCGCCGGGGCAGCGTCGGATTGCGGTGGTCATGGCGAACTATCCCAACCGCGACGGCCGGATGGGCAACGGCGTCGGCCTCGATACGCCAGCGGGCACATGGCAGGTGCTGCGTGCGTTGCGCGGGTCCGGATATGCGGTCCATGACCTGCCGCCCGACGGACAGGCGCTCATAGAGCGTCTGGGAAGAGGACCGACAAACGCGCTCGGCGGAGATCGTGTCGGCGGGGAGCCCTATCCGCTGACCGACTACGCCCGCTTCTTCGCGGCTCTGCCTGAATCCGTCCGCACCGCAGTGACCGATCGCTGGGGCGCCCCAGAAGCGGACCCCTTCGTGCGCGACGGCGCCTTCCGGCTCGCTGCCTTCCGCCTCGGCAACGTCGTGGTCGGCCTGCAGCCGGCGCGCGGTTACAACATCGATCCTGTTCGCAGCTACCACGACCCCGACCTGGTGCCGCCGCACGGCTATCTCGCCTTTTACGCCTGGCTTCGAGACGCCGTCGACGTCGACGCGATCATCCATATGGGTAAGCACGGGAACCTGGAATGGCTGCCGGGCAAGTCTCTGGCATTGTCCGGCGACTGCTTCCCCGATGCGATCCTCGGCCCCGTCCCGAACCTCTATCCCTTCATCGTCAACGATCCCGGTGAGGGGACCCAGGCGAAGCGCCGGGCGCATGCGGTGATCGTGGACCACCTCACGCCGCCGCTGACCCGCGCCGAGACCTATGGGCCGCTGGCCGACCTGGAGCGCTTGGTCGACGAGTATTACGAGGCGGCGGGCGTCGATCCGCGCCGTCTGGCGCTGTTGCGCGAACAGATCCTGGAGCTGAGCAGCGCCACCGGCCTCGACCGCGACTGCGGGATCGCCGCGGCCGAAGAACCTGGCGAGGCA is part of the Constrictibacter sp. MBR-5 genome and harbors:
- the cobU gene encoding bifunctional adenosylcobinamide kinase/adenosylcobinamide-phosphate guanylyltransferase — protein: MPSLLVLGGARSGKSRYAERRLAGWSGRKLYLATAEAHDAEMAARIAAHRSQRTDAGWETVEEPLALTEALAATAAADTAVLVDCLTLWLGNLFGAERSPAVESARLVSIAPDLPGTVVFVSNEVGLGIVPDNALARRFRDAAGRLHQDLAAVVDEVVFVAAGLPLTLKSPCKD
- the cobW gene encoding cobalamin biosynthesis protein CobW, which codes for MSANPIGKIPATVITGFLGAGKTSAIRHLLANAGGRRIALVINEFGDLGIDGEIVRGCGIEGCDDVVELANGCICCTVADDFLPTILAILARPNRPDHIVIETSGLALPKPLVRAFGWPEIRTRVTVDGVIAMVDGRAVADGLFASNPRAVQAQREADEMLDHESPLEELFEEQIGCADMVVINKTDQLDDAALARATAAVERELRPGARIVRAVQGAVDPAVLLGLSAAAESDLDSRPSHHDGTDDHDHDDFDSFVVELPEIASPQVFASRIALAVAEFDILRVKGFAAVAGKDMRLVVQGVGPRLQHYFDRGWQPGEARRTRLVVIGHHGLDAAAVSARLAA
- a CDS encoding TonB-dependent receptor; the encoded protein is MAQSAESLVLPELVVTASRTTVATKEVGSAITVITAEQIERRQVRFVSDILRQVPGVAVSRAGNVGAVTQVRIRGAEGNHTLVIIDGVEVNDPMNGSEFDFSSLLAEDIERIEVLRGPQSAIWGSDTIGGVVNIVTKRGRRGLRGHASAEGGSFGTYRLNTGLSGGNEGARASVSGSLLETDGINVGSTGSEKDGYSNGTLNLTGDLDLARNLSVALNGRYTKAKTEGDRQDFDFPATPTQGLLVDSDDFTETEQMFGRAEARLLLFDGAWQQKFGAAATRADRRSVESGTTSESTGTKGRLDYQSTFVFDTSTLADAAHSLTFYAEREHQDFRNRSEGFPSADQYRDPTDYGYVGEYRLGLWDRLFLSAALRFDDNERFEDATTYRATAAYVFPGSGTRLHGSYATGATNPTFFELFGFDPNTFVGNPNLKPETSKGWDAGIEQKLFGDRVVLDVTYFETDLRDEIQTAFLPGFRSTPVNLSGKSTRRGIEVAAQARVTDAFDLSGSFTWLDAEQPNGRTEVRRPKYMASANANYRFFDRRANVNLGVDYNGRAIDNEFVDRTNRVRIGLEDYVLVNLAASYRLTDSVELFGRVENLLDEDYQDVYGFNTPGIGAYAGIRVAFDTP
- the cobN gene encoding cobaltochelatase subunit CobN: MHLLAARAGSVADGGEAVDLGQSPGDVVFLSAADSELAGLAAARAALGAAAPDLRLASLLQLSHHVSVDLYLDEVVRHSRLVIARVIGGSGYWPYGIEQLTAVCAEAGVPLALIPGTDQPDPDLTEASTVTPEACHRLWQFMVQGGPENLRSLLAYAGSLIGGTAAWHEPRQLVRAGIYWPGASVADLADLRRHWQPDRPVAGIVFYRAQYQAANLDPVDALVAALAERGINALPIYVASLKDAVCADTMVALTAQGGVGIVLNTTAFALSQPGAAVSTPFDHLDCPVLQVVLAGSDEAQWRAGANGLSSRDIAMNVALPEVDGRLLAGAVSFKDDAGWDPATQCRLVRYKPVPDRIAAVADQTARWLRLRGKPPGQRRIAVVMANYPNRDGRMGNGVGLDTPAGTWQVLRALRGSGYAVHDLPPDGQALIERLGRGPTNALGGDRVGGEPYPLTDYARFFAALPESVRTAVTDRWGAPEADPFVRDGAFRLAAFRLGNVVVGLQPARGYNIDPVRSYHDPDLVPPHGYLAFYAWLRDAVDVDAIIHMGKHGNLEWLPGKSLALSGDCFPDAILGPVPNLYPFIVNDPGEGTQAKRRAHAVIVDHLTPPLTRAETYGPLADLERLVDEYYEAAGVDPRRLALLREQILELSSATGLDRDCGIAAAEEPGEALAKLDNYLCELKEMQIRDGLHVFGLSPEGMQRTGLLVALLRVPRGAGTEGDASLIRALAADLALGDQFDPLDCRMGSPWHGPRPPTLARLLDRPWRTCGDTVERLELLAQDLVAGETRSDPAWHRTMEVLKALERTIRPAVDACGAAELSALLIGLDGRFVQPGPSGAPTRGRPDVLPTGRNFYSVDTRTVPTPAAWQLGWASAMRLVEHHRQQEGAWPRRMAISAWGTANMRTGGDDIAQAMALMGVRPTWDPGSRRVTGFEIMPIGVLDRPRVDVTLRISGFFRDAFPGLIDLFDAAARAVAALDEPEHDNPLAAKFGADRAAMIADGATAAEAERAAGFRVFGSKPGAYGAGLQALIDERGWETSADLARAYVAWGGYAYGAGAGGEARHGLFERRLSQIEAVVHNQDNREHDLLDSDDYYQFEGGMAVAVKEAAGTAPVVWHNDHSRPERPVVRRLEEEIARTVRARVVNPKWIAGVMRHGYKGAFEMAATVDYMFAFAATTGAVRDHHFDAVLEAYIEDDAVRGFMADANPAALREMAERLREAIDRGLWRPRRNAAYGTLVELSRIGEAA
- a CDS encoding ATP-binding cassette domain-containing protein: MSVLATEGLSKALGGRQVLRDVSLSLAAGSVVGLLGPNGAGKSTLLRLLVGLLEPDGGRITLDGIPLDAVPARERARRIAYLPQHGVVHWELSVEAVVGLGRIPHQGAPSIFSGDRIAPADRAAIDAAMRLTDVSAFAERPLGTLSGGERARVLLARALAGTPRVLLADEPVAGLDPAHALDAMVRLRGVAANGTLVVVVLHDLAMAGRFCDRIVLLHEGCIHADGVPADVLTAAALARVYGVTAVCGTNEGMPYVLPWAKVGEGHHA